A window from Gottschalkiaceae bacterium SANA encodes these proteins:
- a CDS encoding branched-chain amino acid ABC transporter permease, producing MSTFLQILFSSLETGSVYALASLGIIIIFQTSRMQNFAQGSVGMLNAFVATFFLINTGASPYLAALVGMLSAFVTGVLVDFVIMRNAKHVGAIGKEIITFGLIMFFLGIAPMIFGTSPLSFPRFIQDGTYQIMGASVTYNAVLNIVVGLSLMTVLFLFLQKTKWGLAVRVTASSEKTAQLMGVPTKLITMGAWAVAASLGALSALMLAPAITVNVSMMDSVQISALVACVLGGFQTFYGPVIGAYIIGLSKNLLSFYVSSTWGEALMYLLILIFIIFRPNGLIGKKKIKKV from the coding sequence ATGTCAACCTTTTTGCAAATACTCTTTAGCTCATTAGAGACGGGGAGTGTATACGCGCTGGCCAGTTTGGGAATTATTATTATTTTCCAGACCAGCCGCATGCAGAACTTTGCACAGGGTTCAGTCGGGATGCTTAATGCATTTGTGGCAACATTCTTTTTAATCAATACAGGCGCTTCCCCATATCTTGCAGCACTTGTGGGCATGTTAAGTGCGTTTGTTACGGGTGTTTTGGTTGACTTCGTCATTATGCGAAATGCCAAGCATGTTGGAGCAATTGGTAAGGAAATTATTACCTTTGGCTTGATCATGTTTTTTCTGGGGATCGCGCCGATGATCTTTGGCACGAGTCCCCTATCATTTCCCCGATTCATTCAAGACGGTACCTATCAAATTATGGGAGCCAGTGTAACCTATAATGCCGTTTTAAATATTGTGGTCGGCTTGTCATTGATGACTGTTTTATTTCTGTTTTTGCAGAAGACAAAATGGGGATTGGCAGTTCGAGTAACTGCTTCTAGTGAAAAAACGGCACAGTTGATGGGCGTGCCAACCAAATTGATTACTATGGGTGCTTGGGCTGTAGCCGCTTCATTAGGCGCGCTGTCTGCTTTAATGTTGGCACCGGCAATCACTGTCAATGTTTCTATGATGGACAGTGTTCAGATCAGTGCATTGGTTGCCTGCGTATTGGGTGGTTTCCAAACCTTTTATGGACCTGTTATCGGCGCTTATATCATTGGACTTAGCAAGAACTTGTTGAGTTTCTATGTGTCTTCCACTTGGGGAGAAGCCTTGATGTATTTATTGATCTTAATCTTTATCATCTTCAGACCAAACGGTTTGATTGGTAAGAAGAAGATCAAGAAGGTATAA
- a CDS encoding ABC transporter ATP-binding protein: protein MEKNNCLQVNDLSIAFGGIKAIDHLSFTVNQGEIYGLIGPNGAGKTTVFNCITQFYKADHGEIMFSNRHGETVNLNNKVTHQIIYEGLVRSFQNIELIKDMTLIDNLLVGGHIEYKTGFIATGFRTKKAKREEAEQREKAIKILRFLKIEDKANEHIGGQPYGVLKKVELGRTLMSEPKLILLDEPAAGLNENETADMSNLLREIRDEYKCAILLVEHDMRLVMDVCDRICAISFGKKLGEGTALEIQKNKDVQEAYLGKGD, encoded by the coding sequence ATGGAAAAGAACAATTGCCTGCAAGTGAATGACTTATCGATTGCATTTGGCGGGATTAAAGCCATTGATCATCTTTCTTTCACCGTGAATCAAGGAGAAATATATGGTTTAATCGGTCCCAATGGGGCTGGTAAAACAACCGTGTTTAACTGCATTACGCAGTTTTACAAAGCGGATCATGGCGAGATTATGTTTTCAAATAGACATGGAGAAACTGTAAATCTCAACAACAAGGTTACCCACCAGATCATTTATGAAGGATTGGTTCGGTCTTTTCAAAATATCGAATTGATCAAGGATATGACTTTGATCGACAATTTGTTGGTCGGGGGTCATATTGAATATAAAACAGGATTTATTGCAACTGGCTTTCGAACAAAAAAAGCAAAACGTGAAGAAGCCGAGCAAAGAGAAAAAGCCATTAAGATCTTGAGATTCTTAAAGATTGAAGACAAAGCCAACGAACATATTGGTGGGCAGCCCTATGGTGTACTAAAGAAGGTTGAGCTGGGAAGAACGCTGATGAGCGAACCCAAGTTGATTTTATTGGATGAACCTGCTGCGGGTCTTAATGAGAATGAAACGGCCGATATGTCGAACTTGCTGAGAGAAATTCGAGACGAATACAAATGTGCGATTCTATTGGTTGAACATGATATGCGGCTGGTGATGGATGTCTGCGATCGGATTTGCGCAATTTCCTTTGGCAAGAAGCTTGGTGAAGGAACTGCGTTGGAAATACAGAAAAACAAGGATGTTCAAGAGGCCTATCTCGGGAAAGGAGACTGA
- a CDS encoding branched-chain amino acid ABC transporter permease encodes MRKFPKERREIDGKKQGGSDVNGIEKKEKGQKVIEKKPPYKAYLLFGLFLILLPTVQKMGLIGSATITVLGTVIFYAIVGIGMNVLLGYSGLISLGTAGFMGMGAYLSAYLTADLNLPFLLSVIVSVGIPLIIGLVIGLISLRLAGYYLAIATLAVSEIFRQVFIEWDAVTNGFSGKNASYPKLFGVIQFDRQLTFIFMVVVLIGLMIFTYNFIHSRTGRALLTMRGSEAAAQAMGINLLRYKLTAFGIATAYAAIGGVLYVHFIRFAYPSGWNLMLSLQILAVIVIGGMQTIEGPILGSFVVFGVPELILKQLPVIGNVDGLAYVFTGVLIVVVIMFYPSGMIYLGNDIKKFWKKGRKHGKEQLPASE; translated from the coding sequence ATGCGAAAGTTTCCTAAAGAGCGACGAGAAATTGACGGAAAGAAACAAGGAGGATCAGATGTGAATGGGATAGAAAAAAAGGAAAAAGGTCAGAAGGTGATCGAGAAAAAACCGCCCTATAAGGCATACCTTCTTTTTGGATTGTTTTTGATTTTGCTGCCGACTGTACAAAAAATGGGATTGATTGGATCTGCGACCATTACGGTTTTGGGCACTGTGATTTTTTATGCCATTGTTGGAATTGGCATGAATGTCTTGCTGGGCTACAGTGGTTTGATTTCACTGGGAACGGCAGGATTTATGGGAATGGGTGCATATTTGTCTGCTTATTTAACAGCAGATTTGAATCTGCCGTTTCTTTTGTCTGTGATCGTCTCAGTTGGAATTCCATTAATCATCGGCTTGGTGATTGGATTAATCTCTTTACGATTAGCAGGATACTATCTGGCGATTGCAACCCTTGCTGTTTCAGAAATTTTTAGACAGGTTTTTATTGAATGGGATGCCGTAACCAATGGATTTTCTGGGAAAAACGCCTCCTATCCAAAGCTGTTTGGTGTGATTCAGTTTGATCGACAATTGACGTTTATTTTTATGGTTGTCGTGCTGATTGGATTGATGATTTTCACCTATAACTTTATTCATTCGAGAACTGGGCGGGCTTTATTGACCATGAGAGGCAGTGAAGCGGCGGCACAAGCCATGGGCATCAACTTACTTCGATATAAGTTGACTGCATTTGGGATTGCAACTGCTTATGCGGCGATTGGCGGCGTCTTGTATGTGCATTTTATTCGATTTGCCTATCCATCGGGATGGAATCTGATGCTTTCGCTGCAAATTTTAGCTGTGATTGTTATTGGTGGCATGCAGACGATTGAAGGTCCGATTCTGGGCTCGTTTGTGGTATTTGGCGTACCGGAATTGATTTTAAAGCAACTTCCGGTCATTGGAAATGTGGATGGTTTGGCCTATGTGTTTACAGGGGTCTTGATCGTTGTCGTGATCATGTTTTATCCAAGTGGAATGATTTATCTAGGGAACGACATCAAAAAATTCTGGAAGAAAGGAAGAAAACATGGAAAAGAACAATTGCCTGCAAGTGAATGA
- the fabH gene encoding beta-ketoacyl-ACP synthase III, with protein sequence MKENVGIAAVGIYVPESRMSAAEISVKTKGVWSEEAIREKLGIVEKSIPGVNDGTQEMGVKAALAAIEEYKIDPKEIDVVLCMGEEWKEYPLTTSALYIQDKIGAVNAWGIDVQNRCCTTVSAMKIAKDMLIADDEIHTVMVVGGYRNGDFVDFEDKSMSMMYNLSAGAGAIVLKDGMTKNLLLGSHIMADGSLSRDAGVEIGGINQPITKENLDRAYKSLTLMNPGPMKARLNEVSMKNWMTCIDRSLEKSGIDRDGIDYLAVLHFKKSMHKFMLGELGLTEEQSIYLEHYGHMGQVDQILSLKLGLDAGKVKDGDYVLMIAAGIGYVWAANVVKWGEA encoded by the coding sequence ATGAAAGAAAATGTTGGAATTGCAGCAGTCGGAATTTATGTTCCTGAAAGTCGGATGTCGGCAGCGGAGATATCAGTTAAGACAAAAGGTGTATGGTCGGAAGAAGCAATACGTGAGAAATTGGGCATTGTTGAAAAGAGCATTCCAGGCGTGAACGATGGTACCCAAGAAATGGGCGTTAAGGCAGCCCTTGCTGCCATTGAAGAGTACAAGATCGACCCCAAAGAAATTGATGTGGTTTTGTGCATGGGTGAGGAATGGAAGGAATATCCACTTACAACATCTGCTCTTTATATCCAAGATAAAATTGGAGCGGTGAATGCTTGGGGCATTGATGTTCAGAATCGATGCTGTACCACAGTATCCGCAATGAAGATCGCAAAAGATATGCTGATTGCTGATGATGAGATTCATACAGTCATGGTTGTTGGTGGTTACCGCAATGGCGACTTTGTCGATTTTGAAGACAAGTCCATGTCAATGATGTACAACCTTTCAGCAGGTGCTGGTGCGATTGTACTAAAAGACGGAATGACCAAGAACTTGCTTTTGGGTTCACATATTATGGCGGACGGCTCATTGAGCCGGGATGCGGGTGTAGAGATTGGCGGAATCAATCAACCCATTACCAAAGAAAATTTGGATCGAGCATACAAATCATTGACATTGATGAATCCAGGACCTATGAAAGCACGATTGAATGAAGTATCTATGAAAAACTGGATGACATGTATTGATCGTTCGCTCGAAAAATCTGGAATTGACAGAGATGGAATTGATTATTTGGCCGTTTTGCACTTTAAGAAATCCATGCACAAGTTTATGTTGGGCGAGCTTGGTTTAACGGAAGAACAATCCATTTACCTTGAACATTATGGACATATGGGCCAAGTGGACCAGATCTTGTCTTTGAAGCTCGGCTTGGATGCAGGCAAGGTCAAAGACGGTGACTATGTTTTGATGATTGCGGCCGGCATTGGATATGTATGGGCAGCAAATGTTGTGAAATGGGGGGAGGCATAA
- a CDS encoding acyl-CoA dehydrogenase, translating to MDFQLTEQNKMMKMLFQAFAENEVKPMAAEIDEEEKFPIENVKKMAKNGMLGIPFPEQYGGAGGDILDYVLCVEELSKVCATTGVVVSAHTSLCSAPIFEYGTEAQKVKYLPALMSGEKLGAFALTEPAAGTDAGSQQTKAAKVEGGYVLNGSKIFITNAQYADLYVVMAMTDKAKGTRGISAFLVEREMPGFRIGKKEKKMGIRGSATCELIFEDVFVPDENLLGKEGKGFSLAMKTLDGGRIGIAAQALGIAEGALEETVRYTKERKQFGRSISKFQNTQFVLADMATKIEAARFLVYRAASLKGENKPYTVEAAQAKLFAAEVAMDVTTKAVQLHGGYGYTREYPVERMMRDAKITEIYEGTSEVQRMVVAGSLLR from the coding sequence ATGGATTTTCAATTAACGGAACAAAACAAGATGATGAAAATGTTGTTTCAGGCATTTGCTGAAAATGAAGTGAAGCCTATGGCAGCTGAGATAGATGAAGAAGAAAAATTCCCAATTGAGAACGTGAAAAAGATGGCCAAAAATGGCATGTTGGGAATACCTTTTCCAGAGCAATATGGGGGCGCTGGCGGCGATATTTTGGATTATGTGCTATGCGTGGAAGAATTATCAAAGGTTTGCGCAACAACAGGTGTTGTTGTCAGTGCCCATACCTCCCTTTGTTCGGCTCCGATTTTTGAATACGGAACCGAGGCACAAAAGGTCAAGTATTTGCCTGCTTTGATGTCTGGTGAGAAGTTGGGTGCCTTTGCATTAACGGAACCCGCTGCAGGAACCGATGCTGGTTCGCAACAGACCAAGGCCGCAAAGGTTGAAGGCGGTTATGTATTAAACGGGTCCAAAATTTTTATTACCAACGCACAATACGCAGACCTATATGTTGTGATGGCAATGACGGACAAAGCAAAGGGAACACGCGGGATCAGTGCCTTTTTGGTAGAAAGAGAGATGCCAGGTTTCCGCATTGGAAAGAAAGAGAAGAAAATGGGGATTCGAGGATCGGCTACATGTGAACTGATTTTTGAAGATGTCTTTGTGCCGGATGAAAATTTGTTGGGCAAGGAAGGCAAAGGATTCTCTCTTGCCATGAAAACATTGGATGGTGGACGGATTGGTATCGCAGCGCAAGCCTTGGGAATTGCAGAAGGTGCCTTGGAAGAAACCGTTCGTTATACCAAGGAACGCAAGCAGTTTGGTCGATCTATTTCTAAATTCCAAAATACGCAATTTGTTTTGGCGGATATGGCGACAAAAATTGAAGCAGCGCGTTTCCTCGTTTATCGTGCGGCATCCTTGAAGGGTGAAAACAAGCCGTATACGGTTGAGGCTGCACAGGCAAAACTTTTTGCGGCAGAGGTTGCCATGGATGTGACAACCAAAGCGGTTCAATTGCACGGTGGTTACGGATATACCCGAGAATATCCAGTTGAAAGAATGATGCGAGATGCAAAAATCACGGAGATCTATGAAGGAACAAGTGAAGTGCAACGCATGGTGGTCGCTGGAAGTCTATTGAGATAA
- a CDS encoding electron transfer flavoprotein subunit alpha/FixB family protein, which yields MKMAKDIAIYIEQREGVIQPVAFELISEAKRLAACQENKQVVGVLIGSQLEDSIAELELYGLDRVILCDDEKFQLYHTELYTEVLTSFIRAEDPDILLIGASSIGRDLAPRCSAAVKTGLTADCTKLEIDETTGKLLMTRPAFGGNIMATIICENHRPQMATVRPGVMEVVREKGDHRMKVEKMDLSKLDLTMRVKILEVVKSVKSHVDIGSARVLVAGGRGVGSKENFEILGGFADTLSGELAASRAAVDEGWIEKSRQVGQTGTTVRPELYIACGISGAIQHIAGMENSSFIVAINKDPDAPIFEYADVGLVGDFKTILPLLSKELAV from the coding sequence ATGAAAATGGCGAAAGACATTGCGATATATATTGAGCAACGGGAAGGCGTAATTCAGCCGGTTGCATTTGAATTGATCTCTGAAGCAAAACGATTGGCTGCATGCCAAGAAAACAAACAGGTAGTGGGGGTATTGATTGGGAGCCAGTTGGAGGATTCTATAGCAGAACTTGAGTTGTATGGACTTGATCGTGTGATCTTGTGCGATGACGAAAAATTTCAGCTGTATCATACAGAATTGTATACCGAAGTACTAACTTCGTTTATTCGTGCAGAGGATCCAGATATCCTGTTGATTGGAGCAAGTTCAATTGGCCGAGATTTGGCACCGCGTTGTTCGGCAGCTGTGAAGACAGGGTTGACGGCAGATTGTACGAAATTAGAAATTGATGAGACGACTGGCAAATTATTGATGACACGTCCAGCCTTTGGCGGAAATATCATGGCAACAATTATTTGTGAAAATCATCGGCCTCAAATGGCAACGGTTCGACCTGGAGTGATGGAAGTTGTCCGTGAAAAGGGCGATCACAGAATGAAGGTTGAGAAAATGGATCTTAGCAAGCTTGATCTAACCATGAGAGTGAAGATTTTGGAAGTCGTAAAATCGGTAAAATCCCATGTGGATATCGGATCGGCACGGGTATTGGTTGCTGGTGGACGTGGAGTTGGATCCAAGGAGAATTTTGAAATTTTGGGTGGATTTGCAGATACTTTAAGCGGTGAATTAGCGGCATCTCGTGCAGCAGTCGATGAGGGATGGATTGAAAAATCTCGACAAGTGGGTCAAACCGGAACCACTGTACGACCTGAATTGTATATTGCATGCGGGATATCTGGAGCGATTCAACATATTGCAGGGATGGAAAACTCGAGCTTTATTGTGGCAATTAACAAAGATCCAGATGCGCCGATTTTCGAATATGCAGATGTTGGCCTTGTTGGTGACTTTAAAACGATCCTTCCTTTACTGAGCAAAGAATTGGCTGTCTAA
- a CDS encoding nucleoid-associated protein: MESELILRSSIVHLCDEELQEPVIGDRLQTDELAMAYFEKHAKKVLADSNLRLGRGNGENLIVKKYMEEGDLLAFSAFYAKKAHKLYADNGIRGGDLVFFDGTCDGAEIVGMIKLDYKKGYIHQIEYSDEGIATSVHLHQSILPSPSQKVSDGIIFYLEAGIASLISSSAMLSGEKDTVIDKIFDLEMESSLSEKVQQIEDAVSEVVHYYYDDDIRKNNEVEKAISEIIEETGSIDLEKVVERGFMDKPVAQKAFKEKMEETGMQKSVVVNKKVERKFSKKRVIVADNGIEIHVPMERVNQDDFIEFQTTADGMIQIVLKNIEKLEGK; encoded by the coding sequence ATGGAAAGTGAATTGATTCTGCGTTCCTCCATCGTGCATTTATGCGATGAGGAATTACAAGAACCTGTGATTGGAGATAGGCTTCAAACCGATGAATTGGCTATGGCTTATTTTGAGAAACATGCCAAGAAAGTATTGGCGGATTCGAATCTGCGACTGGGTCGTGGAAATGGCGAAAATTTGATTGTGAAGAAATATATGGAGGAAGGGGACCTACTTGCTTTTAGTGCTTTTTATGCAAAGAAAGCCCATAAACTCTATGCGGACAATGGAATTCGTGGCGGAGATCTTGTTTTCTTTGATGGCACTTGTGACGGTGCCGAGATTGTCGGTATGATTAAATTGGATTATAAAAAGGGATACATCCATCAGATTGAGTATTCGGATGAGGGGATTGCGACCAGTGTGCATTTACATCAAAGCATTCTTCCCAGTCCGAGTCAAAAAGTTTCTGATGGAATCATCTTTTATTTAGAAGCGGGGATTGCGAGTTTGATTTCGAGCAGTGCCATGCTTTCTGGGGAGAAGGACACGGTAATCGACAAGATCTTTGATCTGGAGATGGAATCGTCTTTGTCCGAGAAGGTGCAGCAAATCGAGGATGCGGTGTCCGAAGTGGTCCATTATTATTATGACGATGATATTCGAAAAAATAACGAAGTGGAGAAAGCCATCTCTGAAATCATTGAGGAAACCGGATCAATTGATTTGGAAAAGGTTGTGGAACGAGGCTTTATGGATAAACCGGTGGCCCAAAAGGCCTTTAAGGAAAAGATGGAAGAGACCGGCATGCAAAAGTCGGTGGTTGTGAATAAAAAGGTGGAACGGAAATTCTCGAAAAAGCGTGTGATTGTAGCCGATAATGGGATTGAAATTCATGTTCCCATGGAACGGGTCAATCAAGATGATTTTATTGAGTTCCAAACAACAGCCGATGGCATGATACAAATTGTGCTGAAGAATATTGAAAAGTTGGAAGGCAAATAG
- a CDS encoding MaoC family dehydratase, which yields MSYTFDQMTIGQEAKRSRTVTETDVVLYGGISGDLNPAHFNEEESKKGMFGGRIVHGMLTAGYISAVLGMQLPGPGTIYLKQSLKFTAPVRFGDTITATVTVIELDEKRKRATLKTECSNQNGDLVLKGEAVVIPPAQ from the coding sequence ATGAGCTATACATTTGACCAAATGACAATTGGACAAGAAGCAAAACGTTCGCGTACCGTAACGGAAACAGATGTTGTACTTTATGGTGGAATCAGTGGTGACTTGAACCCTGCTCACTTTAATGAAGAAGAGAGCAAGAAGGGCATGTTCGGGGGAAGAATTGTGCATGGCATGTTGACAGCTGGCTATATTTCTGCCGTATTAGGGATGCAGTTGCCTGGACCGGGAACCATTTATTTGAAGCAATCTTTAAAATTTACGGCTCCTGTGCGTTTTGGCGATACCATTACCGCGACTGTTACGGTAATTGAATTGGATGAAAAGAGAAAACGAGCAACATTGAAGACAGAGTGCAGCAATCAAAATGGAGATTTGGTGTTAAAAGGTGAAGCGGTTGTTATTCCACCCGCTCAATAA
- a CDS encoding electron transfer flavoprotein subunit beta/FixA family protein gives MKIIVCVKQVPDTTEVRINQETGTLIRDGVPSIMNPDDKAAMELALRMKDEKPEICVHVLTMGPKQAEGVLIEALCMGADQATLLSDRKFAGADTWATSTALAGAIKEIGADIVLCGRQAIDGDTAQVGPQIAEHLNLAQATYVSHAVLGGEGVLATRKFEDGDYKLELPLPCLLTTLSEEIEVRYMHTHHIVTTMKDRKIHMMTADDLKVDQRELGLKGSPTRVKKSVTKSAKSAGTRYIENPEVGLEKIVDYVKGLNIL, from the coding sequence ATGAAAATTATCGTATGTGTCAAACAAGTGCCTGATACAACAGAGGTACGAATCAATCAAGAAACAGGAACGCTAATTCGTGATGGCGTGCCAAGCATTATGAACCCAGATGATAAAGCGGCAATGGAATTGGCGCTTCGCATGAAGGATGAAAAACCAGAAATTTGTGTGCATGTATTAACCATGGGACCCAAGCAGGCAGAAGGCGTATTGATTGAAGCCTTGTGCATGGGTGCTGACCAAGCGACACTATTGTCGGATCGAAAATTTGCAGGAGCAGATACCTGGGCGACATCGACTGCTTTAGCTGGTGCGATCAAAGAAATTGGAGCAGATATCGTCTTGTGCGGTAGACAAGCGATCGATGGAGATACGGCACAAGTTGGTCCACAAATTGCCGAGCATTTAAATCTTGCTCAAGCAACCTATGTGAGCCATGCAGTTCTTGGTGGAGAGGGTGTTTTGGCGACTCGAAAGTTTGAAGATGGCGACTATAAATTGGAATTGCCTCTACCTTGTTTGTTGACAACCTTGTCGGAAGAAATTGAAGTGCGATATATGCATACACATCATATTGTGACAACCATGAAGGACCGTAAAATCCATATGATGACGGCAGATGATTTGAAGGTTGATCAGCGGGAACTTGGCTTGAAAGGATCGCCGACACGCGTGAAAAAATCTGTAACAAAAAGCGCAAAATCTGCGGGAACTCGCTATATCGAGAACCCTGAGGTTGGTCTTGAGAAAATTGTAGATTATGTGAAGGGTTTAAATATCCTATAG
- the fabG_2 gene encoding 3-oxoacyl-[acyl-carrier-protein] reductase: protein MRLEGKVAVVTGAAKGIGEQITRKFVSEGAKVVAVDLTELSYELEGVAGYQLNITNREACKAFADYLQESYGQVDILVNNAGITKDALLQKMTDEMWDQVINVNLTGVYNLSKHIAPMMITAGKGSVINIASVVGEFGNIGQSNYAATKAGVYGLTKTWAKEFARKGAAVRVNAISPGYVMTDMMQTVPEKLLEKFAGMTMLGRLGQPEEIANAACFLASDEASYVTGHNLSVNGGMRL, encoded by the coding sequence ATGAGGTTAGAAGGAAAAGTAGCAGTAGTAACTGGCGCGGCAAAAGGAATCGGTGAACAAATCACAAGAAAGTTTGTTTCAGAGGGAGCCAAGGTGGTTGCTGTGGATCTAACGGAATTGTCTTATGAGTTGGAAGGCGTAGCCGGCTATCAGCTGAACATCACGAATCGGGAAGCGTGCAAGGCATTTGCAGATTACTTACAAGAAAGCTACGGGCAAGTTGATATTCTTGTAAACAATGCTGGAATTACCAAAGATGCTTTGTTGCAGAAGATGACAGATGAGATGTGGGATCAGGTAATTAACGTGAATCTGACCGGTGTTTACAACCTGTCTAAACATATTGCTCCAATGATGATTACAGCAGGTAAGGGTTCTGTGATTAACATCGCCTCAGTCGTAGGAGAATTTGGAAACATTGGTCAATCCAACTATGCGGCAACAAAAGCTGGAGTTTACGGCTTGACCAAAACATGGGCGAAAGAGTTTGCACGTAAAGGAGCGGCGGTACGCGTCAATGCGATTTCTCCAGGATATGTCATGACGGATATGATGCAGACGGTTCCAGAAAAACTATTGGAAAAATTTGCAGGTATGACTATGTTGGGTCGATTGGGCCAGCCTGAAGAAATCGCGAATGCGGCATGCTTCTTGGCAAGTGATGAAGCCTCTTATGTAACGGGTCATAATTTGAGTGTCAACGGTGGAATGAGGCTATAG
- a CDS encoding ABC transporter ATP-binding protein: MDAAIRVENLIKSYGQNTVIKEISFEVKKGESFALLGANGAGKTTTLECIEGLRRYESGKIFLDGSIGVQLQSSSLQANMKAIEAFTLFSKWNREKVDLELFSKLGLKTLKNKQYGQMSTGQKRRLHLALALIGSPDIIFLDEPTAGLDVEGRVVLHEHINWLKARGKTIMLASHDMAEVESLCDRIAILKDGKIAFSGGPKELTSVMGTQCQIYVKTRDPLQNHQIDQGYFVFQSSNIADTLYEVLENCRKTQNTVLDVKIERATLEQRFMDIAREEK; encoded by the coding sequence ATGGATGCGGCAATAAGGGTTGAAAATTTGATTAAGAGTTATGGTCAGAATACGGTCATAAAAGAGATTTCATTTGAGGTGAAGAAGGGTGAATCATTTGCGCTTTTGGGTGCCAATGGTGCAGGAAAAACGACGACACTGGAATGCATTGAAGGCTTAAGGCGGTATGAAAGTGGGAAAATTTTTCTTGATGGTTCAATCGGTGTTCAGTTACAGTCCTCTTCGTTGCAAGCCAATATGAAAGCCATAGAGGCGTTTACCTTGTTCAGCAAGTGGAATCGGGAAAAAGTTGACTTGGAACTTTTTTCAAAGTTGGGATTAAAAACACTGAAGAATAAGCAATATGGTCAGATGTCAACGGGACAAAAGCGGCGGTTGCATCTTGCACTCGCATTGATCGGCAGCCCAGATATTATATTTTTAGATGAGCCTACGGCAGGACTTGATGTGGAGGGCCGAGTTGTTTTGCATGAACATATCAATTGGTTGAAAGCCAGAGGAAAAACCATTATGCTAGCCAGCCATGACATGGCAGAAGTAGAAAGTCTTTGTGATCGTATTGCAATCCTCAAAGATGGAAAAATTGCTTTTTCCGGTGGGCCAAAGGAATTGACCAGCGTGATGGGCACCCAGTGTCAGATTTATGTAAAGACACGGGATCCTTTGCAGAATCATCAAATTGACCAAGGCTATTTTGTTTTTCAATCTTCAAATATTGCAGATACCTTGTATGAGGTTCTTGAAAATTGCAGAAAGACACAAAATACCGTTCTTGATGTGAAGATTGAAAGAGCCACATTGGAGCAACGGTTTATGGATATTGCAAGGGAGGAAAAATAA
- a CDS encoding ABC transporter ATP-binding protein — translation MVALQIEKLHVSYGSIAALKGIDLSVEKGKIVALLGSNGAGKTTTLKTISGLIEPQSGSITVSGESIVGLNPAKINRLGVVQSPEGRQIFPELTVEENLRIGGFTLKTRAQLKSNFERVYGYFPVLKERKKQVAGTLSGGEQQMLAIARALMASPDVLLLDEPSLGLAPLIVQDIFRILKEINKEGMTILIVEQNALQTLKISDYAYVLEVGHVSMEGAADELIKDKRLIEAYLGGNAS, via the coding sequence ATGGTGGCGTTACAGATTGAAAAGTTACATGTCTCTTACGGCAGCATTGCAGCTCTTAAGGGCATCGATCTCTCTGTTGAAAAGGGAAAAATTGTGGCCTTGCTCGGAAGTAATGGAGCAGGAAAAACAACGACACTGAAAACGATATCGGGGTTGATTGAACCTCAGTCCGGCTCAATTACAGTGAGCGGTGAATCTATTGTTGGCTTGAATCCTGCAAAAATCAATCGACTGGGTGTGGTTCAATCTCCCGAAGGGAGACAGATTTTTCCAGAATTAACCGTTGAGGAAAATTTGAGAATTGGTGGGTTTACCCTGAAAACCCGTGCGCAGTTAAAAAGTAACTTTGAACGAGTCTATGGTTACTTTCCTGTATTAAAAGAGAGAAAGAAGCAAGTTGCGGGAACCCTATCGGGCGGGGAACAGCAGATGCTGGCAATCGCTCGTGCCTTGATGGCAAGCCCGGATGTCTTGTTGTTGGATGAGCCTTCCCTTGGGCTAGCTCCTCTGATTGTTCAAGATATCTTCAGAATTCTAAAAGAGATTAATAAAGAAGGAATGACCATATTGATTGTGGAACAAAATGCGCTGCAGACCTTAAAAATATCAGACTATGCTTATGTTTTGGAAGTTGGGCATGTAAGCATGGAGGGAGCGGCAGACGAGCTGATCAAAGACAAACGTTTGATTGAAGCTTATTTAGGCGGTAATGCATCATAG